The Rubricoccus marinus nucleotide sequence GTATTACGGTTAGGGCATGCCTCGCGGCGGCAATGGCCGTAAACGGTCAGGGCGTGACGAGCGACTTCGAAACCGTACACGTCGGCAACGCTCTCTTGGATCTCCTGGAGGCGTGGATCGCAGAACTCCAAGATCTCGCCGCAGTCGAGACAGATCAGGTGATCGTGTTGCCAGTACGCCCACGCGCGTTCGTACCGCGCCTGGCTCTGCCCCCACTGGTGCTTGGCGGCGAGGTCGCTCTCGATGAGCAGGTCCAGCGTGTTGTAGACGGTCGCTCGGCTCACGCGCACGCCGTCGCTCTTGAGCCGTAGGAAGAGTGTGTCGGCGTCGATGTGGTCAGCAGTGTCGTACAGCGCGTCTAGAACGGCGAACCGTTCAGGCGTGCGGCGCTGGCCGCGCTCCTGTAGGAAGGCGC carries:
- a CDS encoding Fur family transcriptional regulator, translated to MSLPQSQLDEVRKRFGAFLQERGQRRTPERFAVLDALYDTADHIDADTLFLRLKSDGVRVSRATVYNTLDLLIESDLAAKHQWGQSQARYERAWAYWQHDHLICLDCGEILEFCDPRLQEIQESVADVYGFEVARHALTVYGHCRREACPNRNTSGENVATEAAS